The following coding sequences are from one Triticum dicoccoides isolate Atlit2015 ecotype Zavitan chromosome 4A, WEW_v2.0, whole genome shotgun sequence window:
- the LOC119285219 gene encoding OVARIAN TUMOR DOMAIN-containing deubiquitinating enzyme 3-like: MAPPARPSNATLLARLGEGTARFELLEDPAPAPAPPVWPRLHCFARIGSSLRGGWSAALNKVEHYGVQRVTGDGRCMFRALAKGMAKTRGIPLTPREEVQDADDLRLAVKEVICDNQTERQKYEEAIIAITVDESLKRYCQRIRRPDFWGGESELLVLSRLCRQPIIIYIPEREYRGRGNGFIPIAEYGLEFTKDSKEGKKRVPVRLLYSGKNHYDLLI; the protein is encoded by the exons ATGGCGCCACCGGCGCGGCCGTCCAATG CCACGCTTCTTGCGCGGCTCGGGGAGGGCACGGCCAGGTTCGAGCTCCTCGAGGACCCCGCGCCTGCTCCCGCGCCGCCGGTTTGGCCTCGCCTCCACTGCTTCGCCAGGATTGGCTCCTCGCT GAGGGGCGGGTGGTCGGCGGCGTTGAACAAGGTGGAGCACTACGGGGTCCAGAGAGTCACCGGCGATGGCCGCTGCATGTTTCGAGCCTTG GCTAAGGGAATGGCAAAGACTAGGGGAATTCCATTGACCCCAAGGGAGGAGGTACAAGATGCAG ACGACCTACGGCTGGCAGTGAAAGAGGTTATATGTGATAACCAAACCGAGCGTCAAAAGTATGAAGAGGCGATTATAGCTATTACAGTGGATGAATCTTTGAAACG CTACTGCCAAAGGATAAGGCGACCTGATTTCTGGGGTGGAGAGTCAGAACTCTTG GTTTTGTCTAGACTGTGTCGGCAACCAATCATTATTTACATTCCGGAGCGTGAG TACCGCGGGCGGGGCAACGGGTTTATCCCAATTGCCGAGTACGGGTTGGAGTTTACCAAAGACTCTAAAGAGGGGAAGAAAAGGGTGCCGGTGAGACTGTTATACAGTGGGAAGAACCATTATGATTTGCTGATATAA
- the LOC119285221 gene encoding LIM domain-containing protein WLIM2a-like — MFSGTQQKCKVCTKTVYPMDQLSTDGAVFHRACFKCHHCKSTLSFSSYSSFEGVPYCKPHFAQLFKETGSYNKSFQSQSPAKSATEKLTPELTRSPSKAAGMFSGTQDKCATCGKTAYPLEKVTVEEKSYHKSCFKCSHGGCALSPSNYAALEGILYCKHHFSQLFKEKGSYNHLIKCASVKRAAEAQTAQAAAQTAPAAAESS; from the exons atGTTCAGCGGGACGCAGCAGAAGTGCAAGGTGTGCACCAAGACGGTGTACCCCATGGACCAGCTCTCCACCGACGGCGCCGTCTTCCACCGCGCCTGCTTCAAGTGCCACCACTGCAAGTCCACCCTCTCC TTTAGCAGCTACTCCTCCTTTGAAGGAGTGCCCTACTGCAAGCCCCATTTCGCGCAGCTGTTCAAGGAGACCGGGAGCTACAACAAGAGCTTCCAGTCACAATCCC CCGCGAAATCTGCGACGGAGAAGTTGACTCCTGAGCTG ACCAGATCGCCAAGCAAAGCTGCGGGCATGTTTTCGGGAACGCAGGACAAGTGCGCCACTTGTGGTAAAACAGCATACCCTCTTGAGAAG GTGACAGTTGAAGAGAAGTCCTACCACAAGTCCTGCTTCAAATGCTCTCATGGAGGCTGCGCCCTCTCGCCGTCCAACTACGCGGCCTTGGAAGGCATCCTCTACTGCAAGCACCATTTCTCCCAGCTTTTCAAGGAGAAGGGGAGCTACAACCATCTGATCAAGTGCGCATCGGTCAAGCGCGCAGCAGAGGCGCAAACAGCACAGGCGGCGGCACAAACAGCTCCGGCGGCTGCTGAATCCTCCTGA